The Streptomyces sp. NBC_01244 genome contains a region encoding:
- a CDS encoding NADAR family protein yields MIGRRTTHRVVDGVHIPGTWRPVFIRNGRYFLADLLIYADGLVDCWGLLTLEEFEEKVRSGWVATTLPDGGQASVHGLARWKFGEPRNQLTPDLLVAEVRDTIDRLNERPDSAGRCMAAVEAFLADRTEENRSAARTAFLAVPVSRRRALGDMDSKDWPLRVLVAGPGGRTYVPADPPVTQEAYDRAVEYFEQRADRLAEWRARATADGPEVSYAPVVHLRPWIADDPVADPGRGGLRNEYPAPITVDKVDYPSVAHAYWALSAAQPDVRATIAAAATHAAARDLAVATPRREGWEHSRTAVMTGLLRAKYDQHPELAEILLATGDATLVYVDINSGFWGDNAGRGRNWTGRLLELVRSELHMRRAGIPGL; encoded by the coding sequence ATGATCGGCAGGCGAACCACCCATCGCGTCGTGGACGGCGTCCACATACCGGGCACTTGGCGGCCGGTCTTCATCCGCAACGGCCGCTACTTCCTGGCCGACCTCCTCATCTACGCCGACGGACTCGTCGACTGCTGGGGCCTGCTCACCCTCGAGGAGTTCGAGGAGAAGGTCCGGAGCGGCTGGGTGGCCACCACCCTCCCTGACGGTGGCCAAGCGTCCGTACACGGTCTGGCGCGCTGGAAGTTCGGCGAGCCCCGGAACCAGCTCACTCCTGACCTGCTGGTCGCCGAAGTCCGCGACACCATCGACCGGCTGAACGAGCGGCCTGACTCGGCGGGCCGCTGCATGGCCGCCGTAGAGGCCTTCCTCGCCGACCGGACGGAGGAGAACCGGTCCGCGGCCCGTACCGCGTTCCTGGCCGTCCCGGTCTCGCGACGCCGTGCGCTGGGCGACATGGACAGCAAGGACTGGCCCCTGCGCGTCCTGGTGGCGGGGCCCGGTGGCCGGACATACGTGCCGGCCGACCCGCCGGTCACGCAGGAGGCGTACGACAGAGCCGTCGAGTACTTCGAGCAGCGGGCCGACCGGCTGGCCGAGTGGCGGGCGCGAGCCACGGCAGACGGGCCCGAAGTTTCGTACGCTCCGGTCGTCCACCTCCGCCCCTGGATTGCGGACGATCCGGTGGCCGACCCCGGCCGGGGCGGACTGCGCAACGAATACCCCGCCCCGATCACCGTGGACAAGGTCGACTACCCCTCCGTCGCCCATGCCTACTGGGCGCTGTCGGCCGCTCAGCCGGATGTCCGCGCCACGATCGCGGCCGCGGCCACCCATGCCGCAGCACGAGACCTCGCGGTCGCGACCCCGCGCCGCGAGGGTTGGGAGCACTCGCGGACCGCCGTCATGACCGGCCTGCTGCGCGCCAAGTACGACCAGCACCCCGAGCTGGCCGAGATCCTGCTGGCGACTGGCGATGCCACGCTGGTCTACGTCGACATCAACTCGGGTTTCTGGGGTGACAATGCCGGCCGGGGCCGCAACTGGACCGGCCGCCTCCTCGAACTCGTCCGCTCCGAACTGCACATGCGGCGGGCCGGGATCCCCGGTCTGTGA